In the Euphorbia lathyris chromosome 5, ddEupLath1.1, whole genome shotgun sequence genome, one interval contains:
- the LOC136230553 gene encoding oleoyl-acyl carrier protein thioesterase 2, chloroplastic: MLKIPFNATDQFQSLAVQCRFLSHPLNHPHFTTRHSKALVFSSPVAKNSSLHSLVSDGGATRLDSPSESLADRLRLGCLAEDGFSYKEKFIVRSYEVGINKTATVETIANFLQEVGCNHAQSVGFSTDGFATTTTMRKMHLIWVTNRMHIEIYKYPAWSDVVEVETWCQSEGRIGTRRDWILKDYATGQVIGRATSKWVMMNQDTRRLQKVTDEVRDEYLVFCPPELRLAFPEENSLSLKRITKLEDPGHYSKLGLVPRRADLDMNQHVNNVTYIGWVLESIPQEIIDTHELQTITLDYRRECQHDDVVDSLTSVEPSEDTEAISLLQRTNGSPYTTAGNHHDNRNFLHLLRLSGGLEINRGRTEWRKKPTR, encoded by the exons ATGTTGAAGATACCCTTTAATGCTACCGATCAATTCCAATCCCTAGCTGTCCAATGCAGATTCCTATCACATCCCCTTAATCACCCGCATTTTACTACCCGACATTCCAAAGCCCTCGTTTTCTCTTCCCCTGTTGCTAAGAATTCTTCCCTTCACTCTCTTGTTTCCGATGGTGGCGCCACTCGTCTTGATTCTCCCTCTGAAAGCTTAGCCGATCGTCTCCGCTTGGGCTGTTTGGCGGAGGATGGTTTTTCTTATAAGGAGAAATTCATTGTTAGGAGCTATGaggttgggattaataaaacTGCCACCGTTGAGACCATTGCTAATTTTTTGCAG GAGGTTGGGTGTAATCATGCTCAGAGTGTTGGATTTTCAACTGATGGATTTGCTACAACAACCACCATGAGGAAAATGCATCTCATTTGGGTAACTAATCGTATGCACATCGAGATATACAAGTATCCTGCTTG GAGTGATGTAGTGGAAGTAGAAACATGGTGTCAAAGTGAAGGAAGAATTGGAACTAGACGTGATTGGATTCTCAAGGATTATGCCACTGGTCAAGTTATAGGGAGAGCTACAAG CAAGTGGGTGATgatgaaccaagacactaggcGGCTTCAGAAAGTGACTGATGAGGTTCGAGATGAGTACTTAGTTTTCTGCCCCCCTGAACTCAG ATTGGCATTCCCAGAGGAGAACAGTCTTAGCTTGAAGAGGATAACAAAGCTGGAAGATCCCGGTCATTATTCCAAACTAGGACTTGTG CCAAGAAGAGCAGATCTAGACATGAATCAACATGTTAATAACGTCACCTATATTGGATGGGTTCTCGAG AGCATACCTCAAGAAATCATCGATACCCACGAACTTCAAACAATCACCTTAGATTACAGGAGAGAATGCCAACATGATGATGTTGTTGATTCACTCACAAGTGTAGAACCTAGTGAGGATACAGAAGCTATTTCCCTGCTTCAAAGAACAAATGGGTCTCCTTATACAACTGCCGGAAACCACCATGATAACCGAAACTTTCTACATCTGCTTAGATTATCAGGTGGGCTTGAAATAAACCGTGGCCGAACCGAGTGgagaaagaaacccaccagatGA